One part of the Granulicella arctica genome encodes these proteins:
- the secE gene encoding preprotein translocase subunit SecE produces the protein MAKAIAVADEQNTGIQRFKSQPEKLMSFLRDVRSEMRKVIWPGRAEVQATTIIVLVTVFIFAAYFELVDFIANHTLDRLLVYLSKH, from the coding sequence ATGGCCAAGGCAATAGCAGTGGCGGACGAGCAAAACACCGGAATCCAGCGGTTCAAGTCTCAGCCAGAGAAGCTGATGAGCTTCCTGCGGGATGTTCGCAGCGAGATGCGCAAGGTTATCTGGCCCGGGCGGGCAGAGGTTCAGGCGACCACGATCATTGTTCTGGTCACGGTCTTCATCTTCGCCGCATACTTTGAACTGGTTGACTTTATCGCCAACCACACGCTCGACCGGCTGCTCGTCTATCTGTCGAAGCACTAA